A single genomic interval of Musa acuminata AAA Group cultivar baxijiao chromosome BXJ3-4, Cavendish_Baxijiao_AAA, whole genome shotgun sequence harbors:
- the LOC103981702 gene encoding homeobox-leucine zipper protein HOX3-like isoform X1, with protein MGSLGRSPSGLDLTIGVPGSSSSSSSSSPVWSAAGGGGGSMRDLDINQPAYGGEEDYPMGSVEEEEEEGGTPRPKKLRLSKEQSRLLEESFTQHHTLNPKQKEALAMKLELRPRQVEVWFQNRRARTKLKHTEMECEFLKRCFGSLTQENRRLQREVEELRALRVAPPTVLSPHTRQPLPASSLTMCPRCERVTAAPHLAPSSVGRHPFRRPATLPFAGIADG; from the exons ATGGGGAGTCTCGGGAGGAGCCCATCCGGGCTGGACCTCACCATTGGTGTTCCTGGttcgagctcttcttcttcttcttcttccccagtTTGGTCTG CAGCGGGCGGTGGTGGTGGCAGCATGAGGGACTTGGACATAAACCAGCCAGCTTATGGCGGAGAGGAGGATTACCCCATGGGAAGcgtcgaagaagaggaagaggagggcggGACTCCCAGGCCCAAGAAGCTCCGGCTCTCCAAGGAGCAGTCTAGGCTACTGGAAGAGAGCTTTACGCAGCATCACACCTTGAACCCT AAGCAGAAGGAAGCGTTGGCGATGAAGCTGGAACTGAGGCCGCGCCAAGTGGAGGTGTGGTTTCAGAACCGCAGGGCCAG GACGAAGCTGAAGCACACGGAGATGGAGTGCGAGTTCCTGAAGCGGTGCTTCGGGTCGTTGACGCAGGAGAACCGCCGGCTGCAGCGGGAGGTGGAGGAGCTGCGGGCGCTGCGGGTGGCCCCGCCCACCGTGCTCTCCCCCCACACCCGCCAGCCGCTGCCGGCCTCGTCCTTGACCATGTGCCCCCGGTGCGAGCGGGTGACCGCGGCGCCGCACCTCGCGCCGTCGTCGGTAGGGCGCCACCCATTCCGCCGTCCCGCCACCCTGCCCTTCGCCGGAATCGCGGATGGCTGA
- the LOC103981702 gene encoding homeobox-leucine zipper protein HOX3-like isoform X2 — protein MGSLGRSPSGLDLTIGVPGSSSSSSSSSPVWSAGGGGGSMRDLDINQPAYGGEEDYPMGSVEEEEEEGGTPRPKKLRLSKEQSRLLEESFTQHHTLNPKQKEALAMKLELRPRQVEVWFQNRRARTKLKHTEMECEFLKRCFGSLTQENRRLQREVEELRALRVAPPTVLSPHTRQPLPASSLTMCPRCERVTAAPHLAPSSVGRHPFRRPATLPFAGIADG, from the exons ATGGGGAGTCTCGGGAGGAGCCCATCCGGGCTGGACCTCACCATTGGTGTTCCTGGttcgagctcttcttcttcttcttcttccccagtTTGGTCTG CGGGCGGTGGTGGTGGCAGCATGAGGGACTTGGACATAAACCAGCCAGCTTATGGCGGAGAGGAGGATTACCCCATGGGAAGcgtcgaagaagaggaagaggagggcggGACTCCCAGGCCCAAGAAGCTCCGGCTCTCCAAGGAGCAGTCTAGGCTACTGGAAGAGAGCTTTACGCAGCATCACACCTTGAACCCT AAGCAGAAGGAAGCGTTGGCGATGAAGCTGGAACTGAGGCCGCGCCAAGTGGAGGTGTGGTTTCAGAACCGCAGGGCCAG GACGAAGCTGAAGCACACGGAGATGGAGTGCGAGTTCCTGAAGCGGTGCTTCGGGTCGTTGACGCAGGAGAACCGCCGGCTGCAGCGGGAGGTGGAGGAGCTGCGGGCGCTGCGGGTGGCCCCGCCCACCGTGCTCTCCCCCCACACCCGCCAGCCGCTGCCGGCCTCGTCCTTGACCATGTGCCCCCGGTGCGAGCGGGTGACCGCGGCGCCGCACCTCGCGCCGTCGTCGGTAGGGCGCCACCCATTCCGCCGTCCCGCCACCCTGCCCTTCGCCGGAATCGCGGATGGCTGA